The genomic region TTGAATGGATTAATATCACGCACTCTGTAATTGATGCCTCCGCGCTTGCTATCCGCACAGAAGCTGGTGTAATCGTGCATACTGGGGATTTCAAAATCGATCACACGCCAATTGATAATCTCCCAACAGATTTACACCGCCTCGCGCATTATGGCGAAGAAGGAGTGATGCTTTTGCTAAGCGATTCTACAAATTCCCACAGAACAGGGACAACGCCAAGTGAAGCAAGCGTGGGACCGACATTTGAGCGACTTTTTAAAGAAGCAGAGGGGCGTGTGATTATGAGCACTTTTAGCTCAAATATCCACCGCGTGTATCAAGCCATCGATTATGGACGCAAATATAATCGTAAAGTCGCAGTCATTGGGCGCTCAATGGAAAAAAACCTTGAAATCGCCCTTGAGTTGGGCTATATCCAACTTCCGCAAAACATCTTTATCGAAGCACACGAAGTGGAAAAATACCCCGATAACGAGGTGCTAATCGTCACCACCGGCTCTCAAGGCGAAACGATGAGTGCGCTTTACCGAATGGCAACCGACGAACACAGACATATCAAAATCAAGCCAAGTGATATGGTGATAATCTCTGCAAAGGCAATCCCGGGTAATGAAGGCTCTGTCTCAACGGTGCTAAATTACCTTATGAAAGCAGGCGCGCGCGTGGCATATCAAGACTTTAGCGAAATCCATGTGAGCGGGCACGCCGCACAAGAAGAGCAAAAGCTCATGCTACGCCTTATTAAACCAAAGTTTTTCCTTCCTGTGCATGGGGAATACAACCACATTTCGCGCCATAAGCAAACGGCGATCGCGTGCGGGGTGCTAGAAAAAAACATTTTCCTTATGGAAGATGGCGATCAAATCGAAGTCAATCCAAACTATATGCGTAAAGTGCGCAGTATCAAAAATGGCAAGATTTTTATTGATAATCAAATCAACCGCCAAATTGATGTGGATATTATCCAAGACAGACAGACTTTGGCAAATGAGGGCGTTGTATTTGTAAGTGCACAGATTAGCAAAGAGCGCAAGATTCTCTCTTGCAGAATCTCAAGCTATGGATTAGTAGCAAACAAAGAAGATAAAGGCTTTGAAAAAGAGATGGGTGAGCTTTTAGAATTTATCATCAAAAACCACAAAAAAGAAAATCTCAATGCAAAAAATCTCGAGCAAGAAATCGCTCTAAGCTTTAGAAAACATATCTTTAAAAAAGTGAAAAAATACCCAACTATCGAAGCTGTAGTATATGTGCTCTAACATACAAAGTGGATTCTAATACAGAATCCACAAAAAATTGTATTTGGCACAAATCTAAGACTTGCACCATAAATCAAACAAAATCCCCATAAAATAAAATATTTTCAAACAAACTCCTTAATGTAGTGTATAATTACGCAAGATTTACTTTTGCATTGCGAGGAGTTTGTATGCTAATGGACAAAATTATTGGCGTGTTTTCAAAAGACATTGCCATTGACTTAGGCACGGCAAATACGATTGTGCTGGTTAAAGGCGAAGGGATTGTCATCAATGAACCATCTGTGGTAGCCATAGAAGACGGCAGGCGTGGCTCTGGGAGAATCCTAGCCGTAGGCAAAGAAGCAAAAGAAATGGAAGGCAAAACACCTGATAAAATCCGTGCTATCCGCCCAATGAAAGATGGCGTCATAGCGGATTTTGATATGACAGAAAAGATGATTCGCTACTTCATCGAGGAGGCGCATAAGCGCAAATCGCTCATTCGTCCGCGCATTATGGTGTGTGTGCCTTATGGACTTACAGGCGTGGAAAAAAAGGCAGTCAAAGAATCTGCTCTAAGTGCAGGAGCTAGGGAAGTGTATCTTATAGAAGAGCCGATGGCTGCGGCAATTGGCGCAGGACTACAAACTGAAGAGGCAAAAGGGAATCTTGTCATTGATATTGGTGGCGGGACGACTGAGATTGGCGTGGTATCTTATGGTGGGCTTGTGATTAGCAAAAGTATCAAGGTAGCAGGCGATAAGTTTGATGTCGCGATAATGGAATATGTGCGTAAAAAATACAACCTTCTCATCGGCGAGCGCACCGCAGAAGAGATTAAATTCCAAATTGGCTCGGCATCTCCGCTAGAAAATCCGCCTACAATTCAAGTGCGTGGGCGTGATAATGTGAGCGGATTGCTAAACACAGTCGAACTTAGTAGCGAAGATTCAAGAGAGGCGATAAAAGACCAACTTAAAGAAATTTCAAACGCGTTAAAAAGCGTGTTAGAGGCACTTCCACCAGATTTGTCAGGGGATATTATCGAAAATGGCATTGTGCTAACAGGTGGTGGCGCGCTCATACGCGGACTTGATAAATACCTCTCTGACATTGTACGCTTGCCGGTGTATGTGGCTGAAGAGCCTTTGCTTTGCGTGGCAAAAGGCACAGGCAAAGCTATGGAAGATCCAAAACTCTTAGAAGAGCTGGCAATCGATTAAGATTCTATCCATAAAGCCTTGAAATGCGCTATAAAACTCTGATTTTTATCATCCTTTTTTTTGTCGCCCTGCTCGCTACGATGGAGTTTAATAAAAATGTCGAAGCACAGATCCTCTCTTTTGGCGATAAGATTAGAATCTTTTTTATCTCTAATTATCAAGGCTTTATTGACGCTTACAAAAGGCATTTTGAGCAGGCAAAAGAGATTGAGATTCTCAAAGAAAAAGTCAAAGATTACGAAAAAATCTCACTAGAAAATCTCGCACTTAAAAACGATAATGCCTCCTTACGCGCGCTTGCTAACATCACAGATTTAAGCAACAAGCCTTTTATCTATCTTTCTCTTATGACTTCGTATGTGAGAATGGGTGAATACAAGCGCATTTGGCTTACTCTTGATTCTGAAGCGAAGCAAAAACTACAAGCAACGCAGGCAGACCCCGCATCAAATTTCAGCCCAAAACTTCTAGGGCTTGTGAAAAATGGCAAAGTGCTTGGTATCGCGCGTTATGAAAATGGGCGTTTGCAGGGCTTTTTAAATGGCTCTGAAGAATGCAGTTACGGCGTGTTTATTGGCGATTCCAAAGCACTTGGCATACTTGATAGCTCACAAAAAACCCAAAACAAGCACCTTGTCAATGTCAATTACATTCCAAAATGGGTAAATATCAAAGTTGGCGATGTCGTCTATACCAATGGACTTGATGGAATCTTTATCGCAAATATCGCTGTGGGCGAGGTTGTAGCAATTTATGAAGATTATAATTACCTACGCGCAGAAATCAAACCATACGCTCAAAATGAAGAAAGCGGCTATATGTGGGCAATTGATATTAGTCAAATAAATCAAGATTCTCATTAATGCACGAGATTAAAGCGCAGTTGGCAGAGATTTTTTCTCTCTTGCAAAACCCAAACAAGCATAAACTTGATAAGGCGATTTTAACCCTTGCAAATATCCCAAAAAACGCGATTAAACATTTTTGCGCACAGGAAGATAAGCGCGCTAAAGATTTGTGCGCACAATTTGCCTCCTGCATAGAAAAAGTATTGCTTAATGGCGAAATTTGCGAGGTTGAATATCTCAATCTTTTTACACTCTTGCGCGAGGCAAACCCAAATCCAAATCCAGCTTTTGAGGTTTTTTTACAGAATCTTAGCCCATTGCTTTTTAGTCCTCAAAGTAGCGAGGTGGAAAATATCCTTTTTCTGCAGATTCTAAGCCTTTGCAAGATGTTTGCTAGTAGCGCGCGTGAGGGTATGGAATTTTTTATCGCATATGTGAGCCTTATTGACATAAACACGTCACAGAGGGATCATCTATCAGATTTTATTTTGCAGAGATTCCCACAGCTTGGCGTGGATTTTGCGCTTTTTTTGCAAAGTATGCAAGGCGCGCTAAAAAATTGTCTCAAGCTTTCAAAAATGCGCCGCCGCAGTCTTTTTAATTGGCAGCTGCATTGTTTTTGGAATGTGGAGGGATATTTCAATAACCTTGATTGGCTTACACTTTATCCTACATGGCGCGAGGTGTTTTACACGCTTTTGGAGCGCACAAAACAAGCTCTTGATTCTAAAGACATCACAAACGCGCTAGAATGGCTTGATGAGGCGCTATATGTGCAATTTTTCATCTATCATATCTGTGGCAATAGCTTTCACACGCAGACGCAGTGGCGTGATTTCAATGAAGAGATTGACAAAGAGGGAGCAAAATTTTATACGCTTTTTGCTCCGCTTAAAAATCAGCTTTTGGAATATACCCCAGAGATTATCGCGCAAAACATACAAAATACCGCCAAAAATCAACCAAATTCTCACCTCCCAATCATCGCCATTCTCAAAGATAGAATCGTGGAAAATTCGCCCTATAAAGTCGAATATTCACTTTTTAAGAATCTCCTAAAAAATGAGGCATTCTCAAAGCGTTATCGTTTGAAAATTTATAATATGAGCCTGCTAGAAAAATCCCTAGATGAGCCAGAGCTTGTAAAAAACCTAGAATCTTTAGGCGTGGAAATTTGTAATATCGCGCAGATTGAAAATACAAAAGGCTTTTACAACTCGCATTTTCTAAAGGCTCTTTTGCTCCTCGCACAGATTGAAAATGATGGCGCAAAAGTGCTTCTAAGCCCAAATAATGGCTATGGGATAAGCGATTTTTTGCTAAGTATGCGCGCGTGTGAGAGGCAAATTTATTACTCGCACGGGAATTTCGTGTATGATATTGTGGGTGTAGATGCGCGTGCCACGCATATTTGTAACGCGCAAAGAATAGTAGTGTGTGAGGGATTTGGCTTTGCTGGGATTCCGGTAAAAATGGATTCTCAATTTTATAATCCACCTTTAAATGAAGCTTCCTTGCGTGCATTAGAAGCGCTCAAAGCACATTATCCAACAAAAAGGCTTGGCACTATTGGGCGTTTGGTAAAAATTACTTCAAAGCCCTATTTACGGGTGGTTTTGCGCCTTATGCGAGAATCTAAAGAGTGCATTTATCTTGCCTGTGGTGGTGGGAATGAAAAGGCTGTGCGCACAATGATAAATGAGGTGTTTTGGGAGATAGCAAAAGTGCAGAATGAAAACCTAACACAAGAGCTTAAAGCTTTGCAGGCGCGTTTTTTCTTTGAAGGCTTTGTGGATAGCGCGATATATGGGCATTTGATCGATGTGTGGCTTGATAGTTTCCCGCTAGAGCAGGGTGAAAGTCGCATTGAATATGTCGCAAAAGGTGGTATCGCGCTCACGCTAAGCGCAGAAAATAGAGACACGCGCGCCAAAAGGATAGAATCTTGGGTAGATTCTCACCGTGCACTTTTAGAGGAATTTTTGGGTTCTGCAGTTTTAACTTCCGCTCCTTTAGATTCCACGCATGCAAATTTTTCGGCACAAAGCACGCAAAGTATAGATTTTTTAACACTTCCACAAAAGCCAACAAACACACAAGAATTACAGCAATTTCTCTATAATAATCCTTTGGTGGCTTTTAGCGAGGAGGAATATTTGACAAAAGCGCGCGCGATTTTGAACGCACCTTCACAAATGCTAGAATCCTTGCGTGCTTATAGTTTGCAAGAGCGCGCAATTTGGGACTTTGTACGTGAAAAACTCGGCACACAAGCATTTTTAGAGCTTATTGCTAAAGATTTTTAAAAAGCAAGTGCTTATCAAGCTAAAAAATATTTCAGAATCCTATCAATTGCGCTTGTAGGCTTGATGCGCGATTTTATAGAATCCTAGGAAGTCTCTATGCTTTTTTGCGTTTTAGCACCGAGCTCTTTTAGCTTGCTTGCCCGTGAGCTTAGCCCGCCTTTGCCCGTGAGCTTTGTCTCCATACGTTCGATACTTTTATCCAATGTTTCAGCATTGCGTTTAATGGCTTCAAAATCCTCTATCACGCCCGCAAACTTATCATAAAACAGCCCAATTTCTTCAAAGGCTTTTAATACCTTTTGATTACTATCGATATGCTGCCACGAAATCGCAATCGTCTTAAGCGCCATAAATAGCGTATTTGGCGTAGTGAGATAGACTTTCTTATTATACGCATACGCATACAGCGCGCTATTTGACTCCAGCGCTAAGTCCAAAATATTTTGATAAGGAATAAAAAGTAGCGTAAAATCATAAGTGTGGCTTTCAAAACGCACATAAGGTTTTTTGGCAAGCTCATCAATGCGCGCTTTAAGATTGCCCGCTAACTGCGCACAAACGCTTTCATCAACCTGCTCGAAGTTAAAGTCATTTGGCAGGGAAAATTTAGAATCTATGATAATGCTTTTATGTTTGTCCAAATACACCACCGCATCAGGGTAATAATGCTCGCCCTCAAGCTTGAAATGTTCTTGAAGCTTGTATTGCTCGCCTTCAATCAATCCACTAGATTCTAGCACGCTTTTTAGTTGCAATTCCGCGAAATTCCCGCGTGCCTTTTTATCGCCCTTTAGCACTTGGGCAAGCTTTTGAGCGTTTTCATTCATAAGCTTGCTTGAGTTAAACATATTTGTGATATTTGCTTCAATGCGTGCCTCATTTTCACCTAGTTTTTGAGAATAGCGCTCGATATTGTGCTTTAAGGGCGTAAAAACTTCCTCCAAAATCTTTTTAGAATCCCTATTGAGTGTTATTTCACTTTGCTTTAAAAGTGCTTCTTGCTGGGCTAAAAACTGCTTTTCTAGTTGGCTTTTTAATGTGTTAAGATTTTCAGAATATATTTGCCCTAAATTTTGCGCGTAAGTAATTTGCGCTTGCAGATTTGCATTTAATGTGGCATTTTCTTGCAAAGTAGTTTGAAGTTTTTGCTCACTTAAGGCAAGTTCATCTTTATACGAGCGCAAAAGGGATTCTAACTCGCTATTTTTTTGCGTGCAAAACTCCGAATCCTTTTTATGCCGCAAAATCTCAAAGGTTCTGTTATTAAGCTTGAAAAGTGCAAAAACAAGCCCTAAAATCGTGCCAAAAAGCAAAACACCAAGTACAATACAAATCCAAATCATTAAAACCTCCTAACATTTAAAACGCGCAAAATACCTCTTGGAAATGTAACTCATCTAAAGCGTGAGAATCCCGCGCGTGCAGTAAAAGCATAAGCAAGATTCTTGCTTTTTGGGGGTTAAGATTCCACGCGCTTAAAAAATTGTGCTGTGTGATAGCACCAAAAGGCACCCTTGAGCTTATCACAATCGCCAACCCACGCGCGTGCAAAAATTCTAAAACCTCTTTTTGTCTTAATTCTTTCTTCGCGCAAAGTGGAGTAGAATCTGGCAAAATCTCCGCTAAAGTTTCCTTTTCTTGCGCGCTTAAGATTCTGTTATTCAAACTTCCATTGCCCATTCCAGCAATGATGATTCCCCTCACTCCTTGTGTAAATAAAAAAGCTGCTAATAACGCGCAGTAGTCATTTTGATGAGAATAGAGAATCTGCACTTTTGGCAAGGATTCTCCCAAATGTGCGAGGGTAAAATTCTCTCTTAATACTTGATTTAAGGGCTTTTTTGTATGTGAAAAAAACACACGAGAATCTACAATGTGTCCAATTGCCCCACTTTGTTCAAATGCGTTTGTGTCTAAAGTGTGAAATTTCATAAGATTTAACGGCGCAAAGATAGAATCTCCCAAAGTGATAAAAACGCCCTGCATTGGCGGTGATAGTGGAATCTGTGCGAGCTTAGATTCTGTTGCGCGCGTGCTTTTTTGCAAATCCACCAAATGCGCGCAAAGCAAAAACGCATTATATAAATTGCGCGCACCATCGCTTCCTAGCGCATTGCTAGCGCGCATACTACCTGTAAGCACGATTGGTTTTTTAGCGTTTAAAACAAGCTCTAAAAATAACGCGCTTTCCTCCAAAGAATCCGTGCCATTCGTGATGACAATGCCATCCACCGCATCGCCTTGTGCCTCATTTTTTAGCACATTTTCCACAAAGTGCGCGAGTGAAAGCAATATCTCATCATCTACATTCGCGCTATCAAAACTGCCAAACTCAAAGAGCTTTGGCAAAATTTGCCCATTATTTTGGGGATTTTCAAAAGATAGATTCTCAAAAAAGGGCAAGTTCTCAAAAAGAGTTTGTAACAAAGTCTCACCATTTAACACAGCTGGACTATAACGCGTGCTTGTTGTTTCTTTGGCAACGCCTGCGATTGTGCCACCTGTGGTGATAAGCGCAATTTTTGAAAAGTCTAGCATTATGGTTTTATTCCTTTGAAATTCTCACCTTTTTAGTGTGTGCGGATTTATCTTTGGGTTAAAATCTTAAAATTCTCATTTTGCTTTTAGTCTTGGAAGTGTAACATAAATTTTTTGGGATTTTTTGCTATACTTTTGCCCATTTTTGCGACTTTTTTGCTATTTTGCACCATTATTTTATAGGAGAATATATGCGAGGAATTTTCTTTCTTTTACATCTTCTCACGTTTTGCTTTGCGCTAGATTCTACTAAGCCAATTATTAGCGTAAGTATCCCACCACAAAGCTATTTTGTCAAAAAAATCGCAGGGGAGGGCGTAGAAATCAATGTTCTTATCCCGCCAAATACCGATGAACATAACTTTGATTTTAAGCCTCAAGCGATGATAAATTTAGAAAAAAGCACGGTGTATTTTGTCGGGGATTTGGAGTTTGAAAGTCAGCTAGTTAAAAAGTTAGAATCTACAAAGGTAAAAAAAGTGCGTTTAAATGCGCAAGATACGCTTAAAGGCGACCCGCACACTTGGCTTGATCCGTTTTTGGTTAAAGAACAAGCAAAAGTTATCGCGCACGCTCTAAGCGAACTCTACCCGCAAAATAGCACATTTTATGAAAAAAATCTCGCGACATTTTTAAACGAAATTGATATGCTAGATTCTCAAATAAAAAAGCTTTTAAGCGGATTAAAAAACAAGAAATTTATTGTCTATCACCCTAGCTGGGGGCATTTTGCTAGTCGGTATAATTTGGAGCAAGTTGCCATAGAAATCGATGGCAAAGAGCCAAAACCCCGTGAGATAGCCGCAATCACCAAAACTGCAAAAAAAGAAAATATACCTATTGTTTTCGTGCAGGTAGGATTCCCACAAACTATCGTGCAAAATCTTGTAAAAGAATGGGGGGTGGAGGTTGTTTCAATTGATTATTTGAGTGAAAATTGGGCTTCTGACTTGCTCTACACCGCGCAGATTCTGCATAATGCACTTCAATAATGCAGCTCTTTAATATACAGAATCTTAACTTTGCCTACGGGCGCGAATGCGTCTTGCAAAATGTGAATTTAGAGTATGAAAGCAAGGATTTTTTAGCTATTATCGGACCAAATGGCGGGGGAAAATCCACGCTTTTAAAGCTCCTTTTAGGGCTTATCCCCTCAAAGTTGCAAAGTGGAAAAATAGCGCTAAATTGTAAGATTACAGAAATTGGTTATGTGCCTCAAAGCACACAAGCAAACGCAAATTTCCCGCTGCGCGTGCTTGAAGTCGTGCTAATGGGACGCGTGGGAAAAAAATGCTTTGGATTCTATGATAAAGAGGACAAAAAAGCAGCACTTGAAGCATTGAAAAGCGTTAGGTTAGAGAATCTAAGCGAGTGCAAAATCAGTGATTTAAGCATAGGGCAAAGACAGAGGGTTTTCATCGCGCGCGCGCTTTGCAGGAAATGTAAGCTTTTACTCTTAGATGAGCCCACAGCAAGCCTTGATTTGCAAAATGCGTTACAGATTTTTGAACTGTTAAAATCCCTGCAAAAAAGAGGCATTGGCGTTGTTGTCGTATGCCACGATACAAATTTGGTGCTAAGCTTTGCAGAAAAAATTGCCTATATTAATAAAGAGCTTTTCTTACACAAAAACACGCAAGAAACACAAAAACTCGAATTTCTCAAACATCTAAGCACCACACATAAGCATTTTTGCGATATAGAGATGAGTTTAAATAGCTGTGAATGCGTGAGCACACCAAATATAACACAAGATTCCCTATCACCCAAAGTTTCAAAAACACCCAAAAATAAAGGACGCAAGCGCAATGCTTGAAATTTTAGAATTTAGCTTTTTTCAAAATGCTCTGTTTTGCGCGATTTTGACGAGCATTGCGTGCGGGATTGTGGGTGCGCTTGCAATGATAAATAGGCTTGTTTCCTTAGCTGGAGGTATCACACACGGGGCGTTTGGCGGTATTGGTGTGACGTTTTATTTTGGCTTACCACTGCTTTTGAGTGTGAGTATTTGGACGCTTCTGCTCGCGCTTTTTTTAGGTTTTGTTATGCAGCGCTACCCAAATAGGAGCGAAAATATCATCGCTGTCATTTGGGCGTTTGGTATGGCGTTTGGGCTTATTTTGCTTGATTTGACGCCGGGATATAAAAGCGACATTATGGGCTATTTGTTTGGGAGCATTTTAGCCATTGCACCTAGTGATTTGGTGCTTTTGGGCGTGTGTGATGGCGTGTTTATCGTGCTTATTTTGTGCTTTTATCGGCAATTTGAGGCGTTAAGCTTTGATTTTGAATTTACAAAACTTCAAGGCGTGAATGCGCGCGCGTTTTATTATTTACTCATCATTATGATAGCCTTTTGCATCGTGCTTAGTATCCGCGTGGTTGGACTTATTTTGGTTATTGCACTTTTAAGTATTCCTTGCTTTATTGCTGAAAATTTTACAAAGCGACTAGGTTCAATGATTTTTTGTTCCATTCTCTTAAGTGCATTTTTTTGTATTTCAGGGCTTTTTGTGAGTTATTTTTACAATCTCACAAGTGGTGCAAGTATCATCATAATTGCTTCAATCGCCTTTGGAATCTGCGTAGCATTGAAAAGTTTTTATAAACTTAAGGCATAATGGATTCTTTAAAATTTTAGATTCTTAAAACAAGGAGCAAAACAAATGAAAAATCTTTTTTGCATCATCGTAACCTACACAAAGCCTATGGAAGAGATAGAGGCAGTTTTGCCACTGCATAGAGAATATTTGGCAAAAGGCTATGAGGCTGGATTTTTACTCGCTTCAGGTCCGCAGAATCCACGCGTTGGCGGACTTATCTTAGGATATTTTAAAAACAAGCAAAGTGCGGAAGCTTTTACCAAAAACGATCCTTATGCACATCATAATCTTGCAAAATATGAGATTATCGAGTTTAGTCCAGTGTTGCACGCGGAGATTTTAAAAGATTTTCTGGCTTAAAAGTTGGAATCCCAAATGAATAAAAAAAATCTTAGTTTTCTACTTCTTGTGCTTGTCGGAATTGGGCTTGGCATAGGTATTTCAGAGCTTTTAAGATTAAGAAAAACTTCTCTAAATTTACCACAGCAAAACACTTTAGAATCTGCAGATTCTAAAAATCCACAAGATTCTCAAAATACAACGCAAATGAGCATACAAGAAAATCAAGATGGTGCGGACGCACAAGATTCTAAAGATTTGCCCAAAGATTCTATTTATGTGGAGACTGGGGATATTAAGCTTGAAATGTTTAATGAACAACATAAAATTTTGCAGTTTAAAGATTATCCTGCAAATATCTATCAGGGCGCACTTTTTGGTGCAGATGAAAGCTGTGTGAAT from Helicobacter himalayensis harbors:
- a CDS encoding ribonuclease J, giving the protein MQDNINENALNTHSQDAQSQDIPQEQKESHFKNFAKKFGGKKDSQNRDSQNQGIESQNRDSKKQNRGEQNRGDNEGRFSRQRNYNTTQGTQQTNKNNIRFEKRHWSGKNPQPQQHQNIDEVKDGIREVRNPNEKDNLGLHKDLRRGVEANTRIQKESLNAHTKLNLNTKASVKITPLGGLGEIGGNITVIETQNSAIVIDVGMSFPDETMHGVDILVPDFNYLHAIKDKIAGVIITHAHEDHIGAVPYLYKQLQFPLYGTPLPLGMIGSKFDEHGLKKYRSFFKIVQKRKPIKVGEFEIEWINITHSVIDASALAIRTEAGVIVHTGDFKIDHTPIDNLPTDLHRLAHYGEEGVMLLLSDSTNSHRTGTTPSEASVGPTFERLFKEAEGRVIMSTFSSNIHRVYQAIDYGRKYNRKVAVIGRSMEKNLEIALELGYIQLPQNIFIEAHEVEKYPDNEVLIVTTGSQGETMSALYRMATDEHRHIKIKPSDMVIISAKAIPGNEGSVSTVLNYLMKAGARVAYQDFSEIHVSGHAAQEEQKLMLRLIKPKFFLPVHGEYNHISRHKQTAIACGVLEKNIFLMEDGDQIEVNPNYMRKVRSIKNGKIFIDNQINRQIDVDIIQDRQTLANEGVVFVSAQISKERKILSCRISSYGLVANKEDKGFEKEMGELLEFIIKNHKKENLNAKNLEQEIALSFRKHIFKKVKKYPTIEAVVYVL
- a CDS encoding rod shape-determining protein, with amino-acid sequence MLMDKIIGVFSKDIAIDLGTANTIVLVKGEGIVINEPSVVAIEDGRRGSGRILAVGKEAKEMEGKTPDKIRAIRPMKDGVIADFDMTEKMIRYFIEEAHKRKSLIRPRIMVCVPYGLTGVEKKAVKESALSAGAREVYLIEEPMAAAIGAGLQTEEAKGNLVIDIGGGTTEIGVVSYGGLVISKSIKVAGDKFDVAIMEYVRKKYNLLIGERTAEEIKFQIGSASPLENPPTIQVRGRDNVSGLLNTVELSSEDSREAIKDQLKEISNALKSVLEALPPDLSGDIIENGIVLTGGGALIRGLDKYLSDIVRLPVYVAEEPLLCVAKGTGKAMEDPKLLEELAID
- the mreC gene encoding rod shape-determining protein MreC, whose amino-acid sequence is MRYKTLIFIILFFVALLATMEFNKNVEAQILSFGDKIRIFFISNYQGFIDAYKRHFEQAKEIEILKEKVKDYEKISLENLALKNDNASLRALANITDLSNKPFIYLSLMTSYVRMGEYKRIWLTLDSEAKQKLQATQADPASNFSPKLLGLVKNGKVLGIARYENGRLQGFLNGSEECSYGVFIGDSKALGILDSSQKTQNKHLVNVNYIPKWVNIKVGDVVYTNGLDGIFIANIAVGEVVAIYEDYNYLRAEIKPYAQNEESGYMWAIDISQINQDSH
- a CDS encoding DNA recombination protein RmuC, whose amino-acid sequence is MIWICIVLGVLLFGTILGLVFALFKLNNRTFEILRHKKDSEFCTQKNSELESLLRSYKDELALSEQKLQTTLQENATLNANLQAQITYAQNLGQIYSENLNTLKSQLEKQFLAQQEALLKQSEITLNRDSKKILEEVFTPLKHNIERYSQKLGENEARIEANITNMFNSSKLMNENAQKLAQVLKGDKKARGNFAELQLKSVLESSGLIEGEQYKLQEHFKLEGEHYYPDAVVYLDKHKSIIIDSKFSLPNDFNFEQVDESVCAQLAGNLKARIDELAKKPYVRFESHTYDFTLLFIPYQNILDLALESNSALYAYAYNKKVYLTTPNTLFMALKTIAISWQHIDSNQKVLKAFEEIGLFYDKFAGVIEDFEAIKRNAETLDKSIERMETKLTGKGGLSSRASKLKELGAKTQKSIETS
- a CDS encoding asparaginase → MLDFSKIALITTGGTIAGVAKETTSTRYSPAVLNGETLLQTLFENLPFFENLSFENPQNNGQILPKLFEFGSFDSANVDDEILLSLAHFVENVLKNEAQGDAVDGIVITNGTDSLEESALFLELVLNAKKPIVLTGSMRASNALGSDGARNLYNAFLLCAHLVDLQKSTRATESKLAQIPLSPPMQGVFITLGDSIFAPLNLMKFHTLDTNAFEQSGAIGHIVDSRVFFSHTKKPLNQVLRENFTLAHLGESLPKVQILYSHQNDYCALLAAFLFTQGVRGIIIAGMGNGSLNNRILSAQEKETLAEILPDSTPLCAKKELRQKEVLEFLHARGLAIVISSRVPFGAITQHNFLSAWNLNPQKARILLMLLLHARDSHALDELHFQEVFCAF
- a CDS encoding metal ABC transporter solute-binding protein, Zn/Mn family, giving the protein MRGIFFLLHLLTFCFALDSTKPIISVSIPPQSYFVKKIAGEGVEINVLIPPNTDEHNFDFKPQAMINLEKSTVYFVGDLEFESQLVKKLESTKVKKVRLNAQDTLKGDPHTWLDPFLVKEQAKVIAHALSELYPQNSTFYEKNLATFLNEIDMLDSQIKKLLSGLKNKKFIVYHPSWGHFASRYNLEQVAIEIDGKEPKPREIAAITKTAKKENIPIVFVQVGFPQTIVQNLVKEWGVEVVSIDYLSENWASDLLYTAQILHNALQ
- a CDS encoding ATP-binding cassette domain-containing protein gives rise to the protein MQLFNIQNLNFAYGRECVLQNVNLEYESKDFLAIIGPNGGGKSTLLKLLLGLIPSKLQSGKIALNCKITEIGYVPQSTQANANFPLRVLEVVLMGRVGKKCFGFYDKEDKKAALEALKSVRLENLSECKISDLSIGQRQRVFIARALCRKCKLLLLDEPTASLDLQNALQIFELLKSLQKRGIGVVVVCHDTNLVLSFAEKIAYINKELFLHKNTQETQKLEFLKHLSTTHKHFCDIEMSLNSCECVSTPNITQDSLSPKVSKTPKNKGRKRNA
- a CDS encoding metal ABC transporter permease, which translates into the protein MLEILEFSFFQNALFCAILTSIACGIVGALAMINRLVSLAGGITHGAFGGIGVTFYFGLPLLLSVSIWTLLLALFLGFVMQRYPNRSENIIAVIWAFGMAFGLILLDLTPGYKSDIMGYLFGSILAIAPSDLVLLGVCDGVFIVLILCFYRQFEALSFDFEFTKLQGVNARAFYYLLIIMIAFCIVLSIRVVGLILVIALLSIPCFIAENFTKRLGSMIFCSILLSAFFCISGLFVSYFYNLTSGASIIIIASIAFGICVALKSFYKLKA
- a CDS encoding YciI family protein yields the protein MKNLFCIIVTYTKPMEEIEAVLPLHREYLAKGYEAGFLLASGPQNPRVGGLILGYFKNKQSAEAFTKNDPYAHHNLAKYEIIEFSPVLHAEILKDFLA